The genomic window CACGGCGAGGGTGAACAGTTCGCGCGGATCCTCGATGTTCAGTGCGCTGATGACCCGCGTGCGCGGGTCGCCGGGGACCAATTCGTCAGGGATCCACGCTTTGCGGAAGGTTGCGTAGTCGACACCGTCGTTGAGGCGGCGAGACAGGGCTGCGATCAGCATCTTCAGTGACCTCTCCAGTTATCTTGCAGTGCAAGATAAACCGTAGGCGAGGTTTTCTTGCAGTGCAAGAAAAATCTGGCAGGATGTGTCCGTGGCTGATCGACGGTCCCGGCCGCGCGCCGGGCTCACCAGGGAGAAGATCCTCGACGCGGCGATCGCTTTCGTCGGGGAACACGGGCTCACCGCCCTGTCCACTCGCAAGCTCGGCGCGGCGATGGGTGTCGACGGCATGAGTCTCTATCACTACGTCCCGAGCAAGGCCGCGCTGCTGGACGGCATGGTCGAGCGACTGCTGGAGCGATCGATGGGGGAGTTGCTGCCCGCCGGAGATCGGCCGTGGCCCGCGGCGGTGACCGCGATGGCGCACGGACTGCGCGCGACGCTGCTCGCCCATCCCGCGACGCTGAGCATCCTCGCGACCAGGCCGGTCAACTCGCCCGGTGCCTACCGGATTCTGGAATCCGGCCTGGCGGTGATGTGTGATCAGGGCGTGCCGCTGGGGCGGGCGATGGACATCATCAATGCCGTGATGACGTTCGTCATCGGCCACACGCTCGCCGAAGCCGGGACCACACCGGGCCACGAGCAGGCCGACAACACACCGGCCGAAGCGGACCCGGACAGCTATCCGCTGCTGGCCGAATCGCTGACCACGGGCGCGGGCCTGGATTTCGAATCCCGCTTCACCCTGACGGTGGACATCCTCGTCCGAGGATTCGCCGCCTAGGACGCCGCAAATTCGCTCGACCTGCGGGCAGAACGCCGACACACTGAGGCGCACTCGAGGCACCTACTACCCGTGCGGAAAGATGGGACACCGTGAGCGGCGACATCATCGACGAATTGACCTGGCGCGGACTGATCGCGCAGTCCACCGACCTGGACGCCCTGCGCGCGGCCTTGGACGCGGGACGGTTGACCGTCTATGCCGGATTCGATCCCACCGCGCCCAG from Nocardia iowensis includes these protein-coding regions:
- a CDS encoding TetR/AcrR family transcriptional regulator C-terminal domain-containing protein, which translates into the protein MADRRSRPRAGLTREKILDAAIAFVGEHGLTALSTRKLGAAMGVDGMSLYHYVPSKAALLDGMVERLLERSMGELLPAGDRPWPAAVTAMAHGLRATLLAHPATLSILATRPVNSPGAYRILESGLAVMCDQGVPLGRAMDIINAVMTFVIGHTLAEAGTTPGHEQADNTPAEADPDSYPLLAESLTTGAGLDFESRFTLTVDILVRGFAA